One genomic segment of Actinoplanes ianthinogenes includes these proteins:
- a CDS encoding response regulator: MGIRIVVADDQELVRGAFAMILDNEPDMEVVAEVADGAAAIAAVREHAPDVLVLDIRMPGMDGIEATRRLRGEPVRVLMLTTFGQDDYVYDALRAGASGFLLKDVRRAELVQAVRVVAAGESLLAPAVTTRLIETAVRGQAPPVKPWTGLDRLTPREHEALRLLGRGLTNAEMAATLVVSEHTVKTHVSSVLAKLGLRDRAQAVVAAYESGLVVAGEPPPSGE; the protein is encoded by the coding sequence ATGGGCATCCGGATCGTGGTGGCGGACGACCAGGAACTCGTCCGCGGCGCGTTCGCGATGATCCTCGACAACGAGCCGGACATGGAGGTCGTCGCCGAGGTCGCGGACGGCGCCGCGGCGATCGCGGCCGTCCGCGAGCACGCCCCCGATGTGCTGGTGCTCGACATCCGGATGCCCGGGATGGACGGCATCGAGGCCACCCGGCGGCTGCGCGGCGAGCCGGTCCGCGTGCTCATGCTGACCACTTTCGGCCAGGACGATTATGTGTACGACGCGCTCCGCGCCGGGGCGAGCGGCTTCCTGCTCAAGGACGTCCGGCGCGCCGAGCTGGTGCAGGCGGTCCGGGTCGTCGCCGCCGGCGAGTCGTTGCTGGCCCCGGCGGTCACCACCCGGCTGATCGAGACGGCGGTCCGCGGCCAGGCCCCGCCGGTCAAGCCGTGGACCGGCCTGGACCGGCTCACCCCGCGGGAGCACGAGGCGCTGCGGCTGCTCGGCCGCGGGCTCACCAACGCCGAGATGGCGGCCACCCTCGTGGTCAGCGAGCACACCGTGAAAACGCACGTCAGCAGCGTGCTCGCCAAGCTCGGCCTGCGGGACCGGGCGCAGGCCGTGGTGGCCGCGTACGAGTCCGGCCTGGTCGTCGCCGGGGAGCCGCCTCCCTCTGGAGAGTGA
- a CDS encoding sensor histidine kinase codes for MYERLLAWARGLPPLAVDLGLTLIALVAQLAPFASRGGHWPLAAYAVAVAVSVPVVWRRRAPFAVLLLTEAAAAGYDLVASGPRQPLWYGALIAMFTVAAQAPRWQRISAVVIIGWGAFILTGSVETAARGALLWTTAYVMGRAWANRREEVRTLRERARHLERERELEAERERSRIARDMHDILAHAVSITIAQAEAGPVVMKQGPARTEEAFDAIAAAGREAMAQLRRILGVLDAGGEGARAPQPTLAGIAGLVASVSQVGGTAVSLNVLGQPGTVTPDAEVAAYRIVQEALTNVLKHARARTVTVTLDWRGDGLAVTVTDDGRGPQRTAGPGQGHGLIGIRERAASCGGSATAGPAPGGRGFQVRATLPGTSVEVA; via the coding sequence GTGTACGAGCGATTACTGGCGTGGGCGCGCGGGCTGCCGCCCCTGGCGGTGGATCTCGGGCTGACGCTGATCGCGCTGGTCGCGCAGCTCGCCCCGTTCGCCTCCCGGGGCGGGCACTGGCCGCTCGCCGCGTACGCCGTCGCGGTCGCCGTGTCGGTTCCGGTCGTCTGGCGGCGGCGTGCGCCGTTCGCCGTGCTGCTGCTGACCGAGGCCGCCGCGGCCGGTTACGACCTCGTGGCCAGCGGCCCGCGGCAGCCGCTCTGGTACGGCGCGCTGATCGCCATGTTCACCGTGGCCGCGCAGGCGCCGCGCTGGCAGCGGATCAGCGCCGTCGTGATCATCGGCTGGGGCGCCTTCATCCTGACCGGCTCGGTCGAGACGGCGGCCCGCGGCGCGCTGCTCTGGACCACCGCCTACGTGATGGGCCGGGCCTGGGCGAACCGCCGGGAGGAGGTGCGCACGTTGCGGGAACGGGCCCGCCACCTGGAACGGGAGCGGGAGCTGGAGGCCGAGCGGGAGCGGTCCCGGATCGCCCGGGACATGCACGACATCCTGGCGCACGCGGTGAGCATCACGATCGCACAGGCGGAGGCGGGCCCGGTGGTGATGAAACAGGGCCCCGCGCGTACCGAAGAAGCCTTTGACGCGATCGCCGCGGCCGGGCGGGAAGCGATGGCCCAGCTGCGCAGGATCCTCGGCGTCCTCGACGCCGGAGGCGAGGGCGCCCGCGCACCGCAGCCGACGCTCGCCGGGATCGCCGGCCTGGTGGCGAGCGTGTCCCAGGTCGGCGGCACCGCGGTGTCTCTGAACGTTCTCGGTCAGCCGGGCACGGTGACCCCGGACGCCGAGGTCGCCGCCTACCGGATCGTCCAGGAAGCCTTGACCAATGTGCTCAAACACGCCCGGGCCAGGACCGTGACGGTGACCCTCGACTGGCGCGGCGACGGGCTGGCCGTCACGGTGACCGACGACGGGCGGGGGCCGCAGCGGACGGCCGGGCCGGGGCAGGGGCACGGTCTGATCGGGATCCGGGAGCGCGCGGCGTCCTGCGGCGGCTCCGCGACGGCCGGTCCGGCGCCCGGTGGCAGGGGATTCCAGGTGCGGGCGACTCTGCCCGGCACATCTGTGGAGGTGGCCTGA